CTCAGCCGCGTTCCGTTCTCCGAGCGCGGCGGATCGACCGAGAACACGGTCACACTCGATCAGCGTCAGGTCGGATGTGACTACCAGGTCCGCGGCGGCCAGTTCCTGCTCCGTCCTGCGTCCCTGGTCCTCGCCCAGCAACCAGGCCAGGACGGCGCTCGACTCGGCGTAGACGCTCACCGGTCGCCCCGTTCCTCATCCAACAGTCGCCGCGCGGAGCCGGGAGGCAGAAACGGTTCCTGGTACGGATACAGGTCGCGCCGGTTCGGTCCGCCGATGCGCGCCTTGCCGGCCCGCGCGTGTCGTACGAGTCCCGGATACGCGGCGGCCGCCGGCACGCTGGACGGCTGACGCAACTCGGCCACGACTTCGCCGCGATGCGTGACCAGTATCTCCTCGCCGCGGCGTACCATCCGCAGATGCTCGCTGAGGCGGTTCTTCAGCTCCCGAACGCCGACCGTGATCATATGCTCATTGTAGCCCCTTGCGGCTACAATGCGCGCAGTTCCGTTTTTGCCTGGTTGCGAAGACGACGCCCGGAATGTCGCTCACCGCGCCCGGCTGCGCGGTGTGGCAGCCCGCGCGCGCGCCGCAGGTGTCCTGTACCGGCGGGGCGTACCACACCAGTTCTCCGTTCGCGGTGTCACTCGATCTCGCTCAGGCCGCTTGTGCAGTATGTGCAGTAGTGGAACGGCGCATGGATGCGCCGATTGCTCCGCGATCCGCGGATCGACGCGCGGCCGGATTCCGCGCCGGGCCGGACTCGTTGGCGCCCGCTGTTGGCACTCCGTTATGATCGACGCTACGGGACCGCGTCGGTCCTGTCGTGATCGGGAAACCTGACGATGTTCGACCTGCACCTCGCGGCTCAGGCCGCGCCCATCACCATAGAGCTGTCTTCCGCGGTGTCGTGGACGCTCGGCATCATCGCAGCCCTGCTCGGCGTCATCGCCTGGTTCCTGCGCCGTGAACTGAAGAACAACGACGCGGCGCATGCGGAGCTTCGCGGCGACGTGAAGAAACTGCTTACGGGCGATGTCGAATGGGTCAAGACGATCCGCGACGACATCCGCGAGATCCGCCGCGGCTTGGGGCATGGGTGAAGAGGAGAGCGCCGAGCTCTAGCTCAAGGGGTGCAGAGTGTCACTAGAC
The Acidobacteriota bacterium DNA segment above includes these coding regions:
- a CDS encoding type II toxin-antitoxin system prevent-host-death family antitoxin — translated: MITVGVRELKNRLSEHLRMVRRGEEILVTHRGEVVAELRQPSSVPAAAAYPGLVRHARAGKARIGGPNRRDLYPYQEPFLPPGSARRLLDEERGDR